The sequence below is a genomic window from Vibrio spartinae.
AGTTACCAATCAAGTCACTAGGGACTTCTCGCTCACCCGTCGCTCGCAGCCGTGACTTAATCGTACTGATGGATAGGTCAATGGCATCAGCACTGACCGGCCGCTTTTCCAGCGCCCTCAGCATACCATTGATCATTTTATCTTCATCAAATGGTTCACGGTTACCATTTGACTTAATCACTCTGGGCATCACCAGCTCTGCGGTTTCAAATGTTGTAAACCGCTCATGACAAGCCAGACACTGTCGGCGACGACGCACTTGGTGTCCATCGGCAACCAAACGCGAATCGATCACTTTCGTATCATTTTCCGAACAAAAAGGACAATGCATAACACCTCCACTCCAATGAGAGTGAGTTTAACGGAATTGCTAACAGGAGGGAAAGAAAAAGGGGCAAAAATGCCCGCTTCTCACACAATCCATTTGATTCATCTAAAAATATCAACTTCTGGACAAATAATCGGCTCGGCCGACCCACTTATAACTGGTGAGTTCTGCGAGTCCCATGGGGCCCCGGGCATGTAATTTCTGCGTTGAAACAGCGACTTCAGCACCTAAGCCAAACTGAGCACCGTCAGTAAATCGCGTTGAAGCATTCACATACACCGCCGCAGAATCGACAGCATTAATAAATTGTTCAGCATGATCGAGTCTGTTAGTCAAAATCGCATCCGAGTGACTCGCATGATGCTCTCGCATATGTTGAATCGCTTGCTCGAGATCCGCCACAACTTTTACACCCAGCGTATAACTTAGCCATTCGGTATCAAAGTCACCATCCTGAGCCGTCCTCAGAGATGCAGCGCCCGTCAGACCGGCCTGTGCTGATGCATCGGCAACAAAAGTCACCTTATCATTCAAACGCTGCGCCAATTGGGGTAAAAACTCAGCGGCGATCTGCTGATGAACCAATAATGTATCTAAGGCATTACAGGCAGATGGACGTTGTACTTTAGCATTTTCAATCACATCCAGAGACCGATTCAGGTCAGCACTAGCGTCGATAAACATATGGCTGATACCAAATCCACCAATAATCACGGGTATCGTACTATTTTCCTGACACATTTTGTGTAGTCCGGCACCACCGCGTGGAATAATCATATCGACGTATTGATCCAGCTTCAGGAGCTCGCTGACCAAGGCTCGGTCCGGATTCTCAATATATTGAACCGATGCAGCCGGTAATCCGGCTTTTTCCAATGATGATTGAATGACTTTAACCAGTGCCATATTTGAGTTGAACGTCTCTTTTCCGCCCCGCAATATACTCGCATTACCGGTTTTCAAACATAGCGCGGCAATATCGATCGTCACATTGGGACGAGCTTCATAAATGACGCCAACAACGCCCAACGGCACACGACGCCGAGAAAGAGACATGCCATTTTCCAGAATGCGACGATCCATTTCCTGACCCACAGGGTCCTGTAGACCAACCACATTCCGGACATCACTGGCAATGTCGGCTAAACGCTCGGTGTTGAGTAATAACCGATCCAACAAAGCGTCACTTAATCCCGACTGGCGCCCCAGCTCAATATCCTGTGCATTCGC
It includes:
- the nrdR gene encoding transcriptional regulator NrdR, coding for MHCPFCSENDTKVIDSRLVADGHQVRRRRQCLACHERFTTFETAELVMPRVIKSNGNREPFDEDKMINGMLRALEKRPVSADAIDLSISTIKSRLRATGEREVPSDLIGNLVMEQLKELDKVAYIRFASVYRSFEDIREFGEEIARLED
- a CDS encoding glutamate-5-semialdehyde dehydrogenase, whose protein sequence is MDLILTGKAAKEAAFQLSTATTAHKNRALTMIADALEANRDAILAANAQDIELGRQSGLSDALLDRLLLNTERLADIASDVRNVVGLQDPVGQEMDRRILENGMSLSRRRVPLGVVGVIYEARPNVTIDIAALCLKTGNASILRGGKETFNSNMALVKVIQSSLEKAGLPAASVQYIENPDRALVSELLKLDQYVDMIIPRGGAGLHKMCQENSTIPVIIGGFGISHMFIDASADLNRSLDVIENAKVQRPSACNALDTLLVHQQIAAEFLPQLAQRLNDKVTFVADASAQAGLTGAASLRTAQDGDFDTEWLSYTLGVKVVADLEQAIQHMREHHASHSDAILTNRLDHAEQFINAVDSAAVYVNASTRFTDGAQFGLGAEVAVSTQKLHARGPMGLAELTSYKWVGRADYLSRS